The following are encoded together in the Lepidochelys kempii isolate rLepKem1 chromosome 7, rLepKem1.hap2, whole genome shotgun sequence genome:
- the CHCHD1 gene encoding small ribosomal subunit protein mS37: MAAPVYPAWVRRLAAGRQRRAPAVRPTRPLVLANQVANRRLRLGEATCTTEMSLLMACWKQNEFSDAACAKEIQTFYDCVAKTDVEHKKRLKQEALGQMGNLSPKTVNNLLRRFPNITDDF; encoded by the exons ATGGCGGCGCCCGTGTACCCGGCCTGGGTCAGGCGTTTGGCCGCCGGGCGGCAGAGGCGGGCCCCCGCCGTGCGCCCCACCCGCCCCCTGGTGCTGGCCAACCAGGTGGCGAACCGCCGCCTGCGCCTGGGGG AGGCAACGTGTACTACAGAGATGTCATTACTGATGGCTTGCTGGAAGCAGAATGAGTTCAGCGATGCAGCTTGTGCCAAGGAGATCCAGACATTCTATGACTGTGTGGCAAAGACAGAT GTGGAGCACAAGAAAAGACTTAAacaggaggccctgggccagatgGGAAACTTATCTCCAAAGACAGTGAACAATTTACTGAGAAGGTTCCCTAATATCACAGATGATTTTTAA